The sequence below is a genomic window from Corynebacterium afermentans subsp. afermentans.
AGACGCCGTCGCAATTAGCCTGAATTGGACGGTCAAATTTTCGCCACACCAACCACATGAGCCAACCCGAGTGGCCTCCGCCGACCCTGAACTCAGGTTTTCGCAAAAACCCCGAACTGGGCGACATACGCGACATAGCCGCAAGAATGCGACCAGCGAGGTTAGAGAGCGAAGACAGCCTCCCCGCCGACGAATTCAGGTTTTCATCTACGCGCCAAAATCAAACAACCCATACGTTCTTTGCCGCAAAGAAAAGCCAGGAGCCGCTCAGCCAACTCCCGGCCCACCCCCTCTCAGCGCCCCAACCCCACGCGCCCCCAAAAAAATCTACTTCCCAATCTCCGCCGGCGTGCAAATCGGCGCCTGGCGGATGAACTCCTCCGGCGCACCCTGCTCACGCAGAGTCAGACCGTTGTAGCACCCGCGCTGCATCCCGGTCTGCTTCGTGCCGGCGGTCGGGATCACGGCCCACTTGCCGTTGGAGTTCTTGAAGTACAGAATCCAGTCCGTCTGGTTCGCACCCGCGATAGCCCACTTGCCGTCGCAGAAAATCACGGACGTGCCGGTGAAGTGCGGCCACTCCGGCACCACCGCGTCAAACGCCTGCGGCGCGCAAGAGCCACCTGCCGCCGCGCCATTGTCCTTCTTGGTCAGCCCCGGGATCGCAAGCGCTGGCACCAGCGAGGAAAGTCCCGCGGCCGCCGCCGGGTCCAGCCCCTCGGGCAGCTCCAGCAAGTCCTGCTGCACCGCGAAGTACCCGCCGGCGCCCACCGCGGCCAGCACGCCGAGGGTGATGCCGATAATTGCGCCCGTGCTTAACGACGAACCTTCGGCCTCCCCCGAATCCGCAGAGGAACCCGTTTCGGTAGTGTTCGCGCCCTCTTCAGCGAAGGTGGCGGGCGCAATGACGGCGGAGGTGGTGACGGCGGCGGCGACGCCGAGTGCAAGCATCGGTTTCTTCATGCCCGCCACTTTATCGCGTTATACCCGTCACTTCGAGGGGAACAACGCAATTCCCCACACCCCGAGCGCGACAGCAGCGGCAACCAGAACCCACCACAGCACTCCACGCGGCCGCGAGAACCACTTGTCTGCAGCCAGCCAAACGACGCTCGGAACGACCAGCGCCAGACCCAGAAACGTCAGCGCCCGCCAATCCGCCAGCCGGTTCGCCGACAACAGGCACACCACGCCAAAGCCCGCGAGCCCCCACGCGACGGCGTTTACTCGGAATCCACCTACCGGAATCAACATGTCCGAAACCCTACCCCAAAACTCGGCCACATAACCACGGCCGAAAACACCACTCAACCTGCCGATTTGGGCAACACAACCAACCCGCGCTATTGTTACATCTCGTTGCACAGCGAGAGCAACGGCAACATATTCCTCCATAGCTCAGTTGGCAGAGCATTCGACTGTTAATCGAAGGGTCACTGGTTCGAGCCCAGTTGGAGGAGCACTTCTTCACCCCGCGATCAGCACCAGCTGGTCGCGGGGTATTTTTCATCTCGCAGCAACGCAGCAGGGTTAAACGACAAAAAGTGTGTCTGATTCAGCGTGTCGTGGGGGTTAGATTTGGCCTTTTTGGATGCCGATTGAGTGTGTGTAGTTGGTGTCGATAGCGTTGTCGTAGAGGGCTGGTCGTCCGGTTTCGTGGTCGGCTTCGTTCTCGTTTCGGGTCAGGGTGGATACTTTGGCGAGTTGGCCCTGGCCCCAGTCGGACTGACTGGCGATTCGTACTGGATCGTCAGGCAGTTCCGTTTTCAAATAGAGCCACCAATCCAGCATGCGGCGTTGTCGTTCACCTGATCTGCCGCGGTGTGTTCTGGCGAGCAGTTTGAGCTGGGCGTTGATGCCGCCTTCCAGGCTGTTGGTGGTGGATTTGATCCACTCTGGTTGAAGTACTGCTTTTGGCGGGTTGAGGTAGACAAACAGCATCTCGGACCGCCAAAGATGGTTGAGGCTGTTGTATGCCTTGCGCACGTTGTGATGCGTCCACACGCGGGTCCATGCACCGGTTTTGGGATCTTTGACCAGGGTTTTCTCGTCCATCCATGACCGGTAGAGCGTGGAGAACTCGTGCAGCTGCGCACCCCATGCAGCGGCTTCATCCAGCGTGGTGATCCGGGTCAGCTTCAGCGCAAGTCGGTAGATGGTGCGCCCGGCATCGGTGCGTGGGTTACTGGTGGTGTAGCGGCGTACCACGCGTTGGGCGTGGACGAGGCAGCGTTGAATTTTCGTAGTCGGCCAGCACTTTTTGATCGCGCTGTATGCGCCTTGGCCGCCGTCGATGACGGCGATGAGTGGGGCTTCGATGCGCTCAAGCAGCAGTTGGTAGTCGCGGGTGGTTTCGTGTTTGCACCAGTGCCAGGCAATCACGTGGTCGATCGTCGCCGCGACGATCAAGCAGCCGCCAGCGGTGTAGGTGCCGTCAAGGAAGATCTGGTCGTAGACCCGCTTGTCGTGGCCGGCGGTGGGGTCAGGCACATCAACGAACCAGAACGGTTCGAATCGACGTTGCATCGTGCGCGGTGAGCACCCCACACGGCGGGCAACGGTATCGAGGCTGGCGCCGGTGGTGAGGTGGTCGATGAAGACGGTGAACGCCGCCGCGTTGGTGATGTCGCTTCTGCGTTTCACGCTGGAGGCGCCGCATCGTTTGCAGCGCCACCTGGTGGTGCCTTTGCTAGTGGTGCCGTTTCGTTTCATTTCTCCGCCGCAGTGGCAGCGTGGTTGGTTCTTTGACATTGCGACACCACACCACGCCGCACATAGCACATCACGGCAGCCACACCGAGGATTGAACGCTCGAGACCTAAATATATGCCCCCGAAGCATATATTTCCCTGAAACCTACAGGTCAAACCCTGAAAATCGTCGATTCCAGACACACTTTTTGTCGTTTAACCCACGCAGCAGGAATAGCGACAGCCCTCTCAACGTTCCACCTGATGTTTCGGCACAGGCCGGAGATACAAAGAACAACGACTAAGGAGCACAGCGTGACTGCAGCGAAGCAATGGGTCCTTGCCTCCCGTCCGGAAGGCGCACCGACAAACGACAACTTCCGGCTCGAAGATGTGGAGCTGCCGGGGCTCTCCGACGGCCAGATCCTCGTCGAGAACACGTTTTCCAGCGTCGACCCCTACATGCGCGGGCGGATGAACGACGTGGAGTCCTACATCGAGCCGTTCCAGATCGATGAG
It includes:
- a CDS encoding IS1249 family transposase; amino-acid sequence: MSKNQPRCHCGGEMKRNGTTSKGTTRWRCKRCGASSVKRRSDITNAAAFTVFIDHLTTGASLDTVARRVGCSPRTMQRRFEPFWFVDVPDPTAGHDKRVYDQIFLDGTYTAGGCLIVAATIDHVIAWHWCKHETTRDYQLLLERIEAPLIAVIDGGQGAYSAIKKCWPTTKIQRCLVHAQRVVRRYTTSNPRTDAGRTIYRLALKLTRITTLDEAAAWGAQLHEFSTLYRSWMDEKTLVKDPKTGAWTRVWTHHNVRKAYNSLNHLWRSEMLFVYLNPPKAVLQPEWIKSTTNSLEGGINAQLKLLARTHRGRSGERQRRMLDWWLYLKTELPDDPVRIASQSDWGQGQLAKVSTLTRNENEADHETGRPALYDNAIDTNYTHSIGIQKGQI